From Microbacterium croceum, a single genomic window includes:
- a CDS encoding alpha-galactosidase, with amino-acid sequence MTSSNSDGQRQAEPTHLRNGGVSVVFTPDVFGVPAVVHWGAALDDADIPGLLATAAPAVMNSSLDIPRSFSIAAGRAHGWSGTPAIEAHAADAVIDGFSLVETTHDGAEVRFALRDAAATVEATFQYALDAAGLLHATIALANITTDRRVDITAARSLLPLPARAAEIVDFTGRWTHERQPQRAQLHDGTWLRSSRRGRPGHDASFLTLAGTRDFRFRTGEVWAAHLAWSGNQEMRVERLPEGAGVHSAVLGGGEIVDAGELRLQPGEVHVSPESLFAWSDQGIDGVTARLHASIRSRPDHPRTPRPLLLNTWEAVYFDHDLETLTTLATTAAELGVERFVLDDGWFRGRRDDSAGLGDWFVDAAVWPDGLVPLSERVHGLGMQFGLWFEPEMVNPDSDLARQHPEWMLGENPLLASRHQFVLNFSLPEVEAYILERLDDVVTAAGVDFVKWDHNRDLHASLGAHRDRHVRAHTLGVYRVLDELRRRHPLLEIESCASGGGRADLGMLARTDRVWTSDCNDPVERQQIQRWTQTLLPPELLGAHVGPTVSHTTGRHASFSFRAATALFGHAGLEWDLTAATPDERTAIAAWTALYRELRGLLHSGVTVRGDDVDHGALLHGVVSADRREAVFAWVRTETSGTANTPRVPIPGLDPTAGYRVRVRDEVGAAGRHQVADPIWMSGDLTVTGAVLAQGLPLPVLNPGNALLLHLTPAS; translated from the coding sequence ATGACGTCAAGTAATTCAGACGGGCAGCGGCAGGCCGAGCCGACGCACCTCCGCAACGGCGGGGTCAGCGTGGTCTTCACCCCCGACGTCTTCGGCGTCCCCGCGGTCGTGCACTGGGGTGCCGCGCTGGATGACGCCGACATCCCCGGACTGCTGGCGACCGCCGCGCCCGCCGTGATGAACAGCTCCCTCGACATCCCCCGGTCGTTCTCGATCGCCGCCGGACGCGCGCACGGATGGTCGGGCACCCCGGCGATCGAGGCGCACGCGGCGGATGCCGTGATCGACGGCTTCTCCCTGGTCGAGACCACCCACGACGGCGCCGAGGTGCGATTCGCGCTGAGGGATGCCGCCGCAACGGTCGAGGCCACGTTCCAGTACGCGCTGGACGCCGCCGGCCTGCTGCACGCGACGATCGCCCTCGCGAACATCACCACCGACCGTCGCGTCGACATCACGGCGGCACGCTCGCTGCTCCCCCTGCCCGCACGCGCGGCCGAGATCGTCGACTTCACCGGGCGCTGGACGCACGAGCGCCAGCCGCAGCGAGCCCAGCTCCACGACGGCACGTGGCTGCGCTCCTCACGACGCGGCCGGCCCGGGCACGACGCCTCCTTCCTCACGCTCGCCGGCACCCGCGACTTCCGATTCCGCACGGGTGAGGTCTGGGCTGCTCACCTCGCCTGGAGCGGCAACCAGGAGATGCGGGTCGAGCGGCTCCCCGAGGGCGCCGGTGTGCACAGCGCGGTGCTGGGCGGCGGCGAGATCGTGGATGCGGGCGAGCTGCGGCTGCAGCCCGGCGAAGTGCATGTCTCGCCGGAGTCGCTCTTCGCCTGGAGCGACCAGGGCATCGACGGCGTCACGGCGCGGCTGCATGCCTCGATCCGCTCCCGCCCGGATCACCCGCGCACCCCTCGACCGCTGCTGCTGAACACCTGGGAGGCCGTGTACTTCGACCACGACCTCGAGACCCTCACGACACTCGCCACGACGGCGGCGGAGCTGGGCGTCGAGCGGTTCGTGCTCGACGACGGGTGGTTCCGCGGGCGCCGCGACGACAGCGCCGGTCTCGGCGACTGGTTCGTCGACGCAGCGGTCTGGCCCGACGGCCTCGTGCCCCTGTCCGAGCGCGTGCACGGGCTCGGGATGCAGTTCGGCCTCTGGTTCGAGCCCGAGATGGTGAACCCCGACTCCGACCTCGCCCGACAGCATCCGGAGTGGATGCTGGGCGAGAATCCCCTCCTCGCCTCGCGCCACCAGTTCGTGCTGAACTTCTCGCTCCCCGAGGTCGAGGCGTACATCCTCGAGCGCCTCGATGACGTGGTCACCGCTGCCGGCGTCGACTTCGTGAAGTGGGACCACAACCGCGATCTGCATGCGTCGCTCGGTGCGCACCGCGACCGTCACGTGCGGGCGCACACGCTCGGCGTGTATCGGGTGCTGGACGAGCTGCGGCGACGGCATCCGCTCCTCGAGATCGAGTCGTGCGCGAGCGGCGGCGGTCGCGCGGATCTCGGGATGCTCGCCCGCACCGACCGCGTCTGGACCTCGGACTGCAACGACCCGGTCGAGCGCCAGCAGATCCAGCGTTGGACGCAGACGCTCCTGCCCCCCGAACTCCTCGGCGCGCACGTGGGTCCGACCGTGTCGCACACCACCGGTCGGCACGCCTCCTTCTCGTTCCGTGCCGCGACCGCCCTGTTCGGGCACGCCGGCCTGGAGTGGGACCTGACCGCGGCGACCCCCGACGAGCGCACGGCCATCGCCGCCTGGACCGCGCTGTACCGCGAGCTGCGAGGCCTGCTGCACTCGGGTGTCACGGTGCGCGGCGACGACGTCGACCACGGCGCTCTGCTGCACGGCGTCGTGAGCGCGGACCGCCGCGAAGCCGTGTTCGCGTGGGTGCGCACCGAGACCAGCGGCACCGCGAACACCCCCCGCGTCCCGATCCCCGGACTCGACCCCACGGCGGGCTACCGCGTGCGGGTGCGCGACGAAGTCGGCGCCGCCGGCCGTCATCAGGTGGCGGATCCGATCTGGATGTCGGGCGACCTCACCGTCACGGGCGCGGTGCTCGCGCAGGGACTCCCGTTGCCGGTGCTGAACCCCGGCAACGCACTGCTGCTGCATCTGACACCCGCTTCCTGA
- a CDS encoding ROK family transcriptional regulator — MNRIPVTSPAAVAVFRRILTHGPVARVDIARDTGLSAAAVTKAVTPLIAAGFVSESSDPRATATVGRPTSPLAVVPDRAHVIGIKVTADRTYGVRTDLGATVRARADEENAGSSVEAVRDAVVRVVDRLTAGAEGPIGGIGIALSGDVDRAGGRVRDSALLGWQGVPFARMVQEATGIPTLLDNDVRALTTTELLFGAGRDAESFAVVTIGAGTGCGLYLNGRVVQGAFGVAGEIGHLPFAPAHLDCRCGRRGCVEAAASSAAILSLVREGRGQPDLAIGDVFALAHAGDPVARAVFAQAGRAIGTALAAVVNLTGPELVVFAGENVTEYGLYEEQVRAAFAEYAFGAAGDCAIVLRPHAFEDWARGAAACVIEDIASGVAVPAPREESSVSEGA, encoded by the coding sequence GTGAATCGGATACCGGTCACCTCGCCCGCCGCGGTCGCCGTGTTCCGTCGCATCCTGACGCACGGCCCCGTCGCCAGGGTCGACATCGCGCGCGACACCGGGCTCTCCGCTGCCGCCGTGACGAAGGCGGTGACCCCGTTGATCGCCGCCGGGTTCGTGAGCGAATCTTCGGATCCGCGCGCGACCGCGACCGTGGGCAGGCCGACCAGTCCCCTCGCCGTCGTTCCCGATCGCGCGCATGTCATCGGGATCAAGGTCACCGCGGATCGGACCTACGGCGTGCGGACGGACCTCGGCGCGACGGTGCGCGCACGGGCCGACGAGGAGAACGCCGGGTCCTCGGTGGAAGCCGTGCGCGACGCCGTCGTGCGGGTCGTCGACCGCCTCACCGCAGGGGCGGAGGGCCCGATCGGCGGCATCGGGATCGCGCTGTCCGGAGACGTCGATCGCGCGGGCGGCCGGGTGCGGGACTCCGCGCTGCTCGGCTGGCAGGGCGTGCCCTTCGCGCGGATGGTGCAGGAGGCGACCGGCATCCCGACGCTGCTCGACAACGACGTGCGCGCGCTCACCACCACCGAGCTGCTGTTCGGGGCCGGTCGGGATGCGGAGTCGTTCGCGGTCGTGACCATCGGGGCGGGCACCGGATGCGGGCTCTATCTGAACGGCCGGGTCGTGCAGGGGGCGTTCGGCGTGGCGGGCGAGATCGGGCACCTGCCCTTCGCTCCGGCACACCTGGACTGTCGATGCGGGCGGCGAGGGTGCGTCGAAGCGGCGGCCTCGAGCGCCGCGATCCTGTCCCTGGTGCGCGAGGGGCGCGGTCAGCCCGACCTGGCGATCGGCGACGTCTTCGCGCTCGCGCATGCCGGAGATCCGGTCGCGCGGGCGGTGTTCGCGCAGGCCGGCAGGGCGATCGGCACGGCGCTCGCCGCGGTGGTGAACCTCACAGGGCCCGAGCTCGTGGTGTTCGCGGGCGAGAACGTCACCGAGTACGGGCTGTACGAGGAGCAGGTGCGCGCGGCCTTCGCCGAGTACGCGTTCGGCGCTGCGGGGGACTGCGCGATCGTGCTGCGCCCGCACGCCTTCGAGGATTGGGCGCGGGGCGCCGCCGCGTGCGTGATCGAGGACATCGCGAGCGGGGTCGCTGTGCCCGCGCCTCGGGAGGAGAGCTCGGTCTCGGAAGGAGCCTGA
- a CDS encoding SGNH/GDSL hydrolase family protein, whose translation MPNADSPASAASDLRRLADALAGTEPLNWVITGDSITHGLVHTQGGRSYPEHLHELIRGELERVRDIVINSAISGHRIVDILGDWERRVSSWQPDVVTLMIGTNDMSTGGVWPVISADDYAASLHEFVSRVRALGAIPVLQTPPSIDAANAPERARLAEFAAAVRAVAANDDVILVDQLARFTELGGGGVPWGLMNDPFHPNATGHAALAVELAKALGIRPDPTRSRTLGALAAQVEAARV comes from the coding sequence GTGCCGAACGCCGATTCCCCCGCCTCCGCCGCATCCGATCTCCGCCGTCTCGCCGACGCCCTCGCCGGCACAGAGCCGCTGAACTGGGTCATCACCGGCGACTCGATCACGCACGGCCTCGTGCACACGCAGGGCGGACGCAGCTACCCGGAGCACCTGCACGAGCTGATCCGCGGGGAGCTCGAGCGCGTGCGCGACATCGTCATCAACTCGGCCATCAGCGGCCACCGCATCGTCGACATCCTCGGCGACTGGGAGCGCCGGGTCTCGTCGTGGCAGCCCGACGTGGTGACTCTCATGATCGGCACCAACGACATGTCGACCGGTGGGGTGTGGCCGGTCATCTCCGCCGACGACTACGCGGCGTCGCTGCACGAGTTCGTCTCCCGGGTGCGGGCGCTCGGCGCCATCCCCGTGCTGCAGACCCCGCCGTCGATCGACGCCGCGAACGCTCCGGAGCGCGCCCGTCTCGCGGAGTTCGCCGCTGCGGTGCGCGCAGTGGCCGCGAACGACGACGTGATCCTGGTCGACCAGCTCGCCCGCTTCACCGAGCTCGGCGGCGGCGGAGTGCCCTGGGGTCTGATGAACGACCCTTTCCACCCCAACGCCACCGGCCACGCCGCCCTCGCCGTCGAGCTCGCGAAGGCCCTCGGCATCCGCCCCGATCCGACGCGCTCACGCACCCTCGGGGCGCTCGCGGCGCAGGTCGAGGCCGCGCGAGTCTGA
- a CDS encoding cytochrome C5: protein MTSPVLDALLARIVESGLLDEPVAENDLVYGRASIDAAGTVVTVNVDPELEDHGDDVDIDALLEAMSRILSVNETTWRAVIDEVVADIEDAVDDEPVIEQVELRDDLEATSVVVFADAVLLAFDAPRQFPESRILVQLDEDLEVSGIEVRDRDGVETVEFDSLDDLLDHISGPDED, encoded by the coding sequence ATGACCTCGCCTGTGCTCGACGCCCTTCTCGCCCGCATCGTCGAGAGCGGCCTGCTCGACGAACCCGTGGCCGAGAACGATCTGGTCTACGGCAGGGCGAGCATCGATGCCGCGGGAACCGTGGTGACGGTGAACGTCGACCCGGAGCTGGAGGACCACGGCGATGACGTCGACATCGATGCACTGCTCGAGGCGATGTCGCGCATCCTCTCGGTGAACGAGACCACCTGGCGCGCCGTGATCGACGAGGTCGTCGCCGACATCGAGGACGCGGTCGACGACGAGCCGGTCATCGAGCAGGTCGAGCTGCGCGACGATCTGGAGGCGACCTCCGTCGTCGTCTTCGCGGATGCCGTGCTGCTGGCGTTCGACGCCCCGCGTCAGTTCCCCGAGTCGCGCATCCTGGTGCAGCTCGATGAGGACCTCGAGGTCTCCGGCATCGAGGTCAGGGACCGTGACGGCGTGGAGACCGTCGAGTTCGATTCACTCGACGATCTCCTCGACCACATCAGCGGCCCCGACGAGGACTGA
- a CDS encoding magnesium and cobalt transport protein CorA yields MALIDNGVYVHGRRVETPKNLDDTYRIMDSVGGTAWIGLYRPSPQEVESVAREFDLHPLAVEDALSGHQRSKVERYGDTLFAVLRPARYRDEQESVEFGELHLFIGPDFVVTIRHAESPNLVAVRQRMEANPELLAMGPEAVLYAILDEVVDGYEPIVAGLLNDIDEIEDELFGDSDDDALSRRIYELSREVINFQRAVHPLTGMLEWLRRGSDKYRIDEELQRSLRDVLDHTIRVNERVDSFRAILDNALTVQSALVARRQSEVSLAQNDEIKKISSWAAIIFAPTLVGTVYGMNFDVMPELHWAAGYPLALGAMAAFAVALYGVFKYKKWL; encoded by the coding sequence ATGGCCCTCATCGACAACGGCGTGTACGTCCACGGACGTCGCGTGGAGACCCCGAAGAACCTCGACGACACCTACCGCATCATGGATTCGGTCGGCGGCACCGCGTGGATCGGCCTCTACCGACCCAGCCCGCAGGAGGTCGAATCGGTCGCGCGCGAGTTCGATCTGCATCCGCTCGCCGTGGAGGATGCGCTCTCGGGCCACCAGCGCTCGAAGGTGGAGCGCTACGGCGACACTCTGTTCGCGGTGCTGCGGCCCGCCCGCTACCGCGACGAGCAGGAGTCGGTGGAGTTCGGCGAGCTGCACCTGTTCATCGGCCCCGACTTCGTGGTGACGATCCGCCACGCGGAGTCTCCGAACCTGGTGGCGGTGCGGCAGCGCATGGAAGCCAACCCCGAGCTGCTCGCGATGGGGCCGGAGGCGGTGCTCTACGCGATCCTCGACGAGGTCGTCGACGGCTACGAGCCGATCGTGGCCGGGCTCCTCAACGACATCGACGAGATCGAGGACGAGCTCTTCGGCGACAGCGATGACGACGCGCTCTCGCGCCGCATCTACGAGCTGTCGCGCGAGGTGATCAACTTCCAGCGGGCGGTGCATCCGCTCACCGGGATGCTGGAGTGGCTGCGTCGGGGCTCCGACAAGTACCGCATCGACGAGGAGCTGCAGCGCTCGCTGCGCGACGTGCTCGACCACACCATCCGGGTGAACGAGCGCGTGGACTCGTTCCGCGCGATCCTCGACAACGCCCTCACCGTGCAGTCCGCGCTGGTCGCGCGACGCCAGTCCGAAGTGAGCCTCGCCCAGAACGACGAGATCAAGAAGATCTCCTCCTGGGCGGCGATCATCTTCGCCCCGACGCTGGTCGGCACGGTCTACGGCATGAACTTCGACGTCATGCCGGAGCTGCACTGGGCGGCCGGCTACCCGCTCGCGCTCGGAGCCATGGCGGCCTTCGCGGTCGCGCTCTACGGGGTCTTCAAGTACAAGAAGTGGTTGTGA
- a CDS encoding Gfo/Idh/MocA family protein: MTTTAPLRIAVLSFAHTHALSYVHALKTMPGVELIAADPDGASAPDDAPRGAELAAQLGVDYVDTYDDAFAWRPDAVVIAAENSRHRALVERAAAGGVHVLCEKPLATTVEDAEAMRAACERAGVILMVAYPVRFAPAVRDAIGELRSGRLGRILGVTGINNGTLPQDRAWFTDPELSGGGALVDHVVHCADLLDELLGERAQSVRAVSNGILHAQSELAVETGGLVTIQYPSGVIATIDCSWSWPLSSPTWGGLTLQIVAERGTVTVSPFAKGVAGHDAHGETWDPVGADLDALLLEEFVAAVREGRQPQPDAGVGIRTVEIVKAAQASAARGEVVRL; this comes from the coding sequence ATGACCACCACCGCACCGCTGCGCATCGCCGTCCTGTCGTTCGCGCACACGCATGCGCTCAGCTATGTGCACGCACTGAAGACCATGCCGGGCGTGGAGCTCATCGCCGCCGACCCCGACGGTGCGAGCGCGCCGGACGACGCGCCCCGCGGGGCCGAACTCGCGGCCCAGCTCGGCGTCGACTACGTCGACACCTACGACGACGCCTTCGCCTGGAGGCCCGACGCGGTCGTGATCGCCGCCGAGAACTCGCGCCACCGCGCTCTGGTCGAGCGTGCCGCCGCCGGCGGCGTGCACGTGCTGTGCGAGAAGCCGCTGGCCACCACCGTCGAAGACGCCGAGGCCATGCGCGCCGCGTGCGAGCGGGCGGGTGTGATCCTCATGGTCGCGTATCCGGTGCGCTTCGCCCCGGCCGTGCGCGACGCCATCGGCGAGCTGCGCAGTGGACGCCTCGGCCGCATCCTGGGTGTCACCGGCATCAACAACGGCACGCTCCCCCAGGACCGCGCCTGGTTCACCGATCCGGAACTGTCCGGCGGCGGAGCGCTCGTCGATCACGTGGTGCACTGCGCCGACCTGCTCGATGAGCTGCTGGGCGAGCGCGCGCAGTCCGTGCGCGCCGTGTCGAACGGCATCCTGCACGCGCAGAGCGAGCTCGCCGTCGAGACCGGAGGGCTCGTCACGATCCAGTACCCGAGCGGCGTGATCGCGACGATCGACTGCTCGTGGAGCTGGCCGCTCAGCTCGCCGACCTGGGGTGGGCTCACGCTGCAGATCGTCGCCGAGCGCGGCACGGTCACCGTCAGCCCCTTCGCCAAGGGCGTCGCCGGCCACGATGCCCATGGCGAGACCTGGGATCCGGTCGGCGCCGACCTCGACGCGCTGCTGCTCGAGGAGTTCGTCGCCGCGGTGCGCGAAGGCCGCCAGCCCCAGCCCGACGCCGGCGTCGGCATCCGCACTGTCGAGATCGTGAAGGCTGCGCAGGCCTCCGCCGCCCGCGGCGAGGTCGTCCGGCTCTGA
- a CDS encoding Gfo/Idh/MocA family protein: protein MSILTVGLIGAGGISRVHADAWRALGAAGYVTSLVGAEEIGEEYGFTVIDDVDALIELVDIVDIVTPSSTHADFALRAIARGRDVICEKPLAATAEIAATVAQAAADAGVRLFPAHVVRYMGEYRRIKQAIDAGRIGTVAVQRFSRSGAAPQTPWFFSESAGGGLIRDLMIHDIDQALWFAGPVSAVYAVQNPPTVDDRVPAPVTSHVVLTHRNGVISHIHGSWVAPGMPFRTSVEVAGTEGRLRYDSAEDHTLRTDAVLDDAASDYLPPMSPQESPYYAEIADFVAAIRDGRDALVAPADGIEAVAVAEAAYASIAAGAAISLPVSEVEEATR, encoded by the coding sequence GTGAGCATCCTGACGGTCGGACTCATCGGCGCCGGCGGGATCTCCCGCGTTCATGCCGACGCCTGGCGCGCGCTCGGCGCCGCCGGTTACGTGACCTCCCTGGTCGGCGCCGAAGAGATCGGTGAGGAGTACGGCTTCACAGTCATCGACGACGTCGACGCACTGATCGAGCTGGTCGACATCGTCGACATCGTGACCCCCAGCAGCACCCACGCCGACTTCGCCCTGCGCGCGATCGCTCGAGGACGCGACGTGATCTGCGAGAAGCCGCTCGCGGCCACCGCCGAGATCGCGGCGACCGTCGCGCAGGCCGCCGCCGACGCCGGTGTGCGCCTCTTCCCCGCCCACGTGGTGCGCTACATGGGCGAGTACCGGCGCATCAAGCAGGCCATCGATGCCGGGCGGATCGGCACGGTCGCGGTGCAGCGCTTCAGCCGCTCAGGCGCCGCGCCGCAGACTCCCTGGTTCTTCTCCGAGAGCGCCGGCGGCGGACTGATCCGCGACCTGATGATCCACGACATCGACCAGGCGCTCTGGTTCGCCGGGCCCGTCTCCGCGGTCTACGCCGTGCAGAACCCGCCGACCGTCGACGACCGGGTACCCGCTCCCGTGACCTCGCACGTCGTGCTCACGCACCGCAACGGCGTGATCAGCCACATCCACGGCAGCTGGGTCGCGCCCGGCATGCCGTTCCGCACCAGCGTCGAGGTCGCCGGCACCGAGGGCCGTCTGCGCTACGACAGCGCCGAGGACCACACGCTACGCACGGATGCCGTGCTCGACGACGCCGCCTCCGACTACCTGCCGCCGATGTCGCCGCAGGAGAGCCCGTACTACGCCGAGATCGCTGACTTCGTGGCGGCGATCCGCGATGGCCGCGACGCCCTGGTCGCCCCGGCCGACGGGATCGAGGCCGTCGCGGTGGCCGAGGCCGCCTACGCGTCGATCGCCGCAGGCGCCGCGATCTCCCTGCCCGTCTCCGAGGTCGAGGAGGCCACCCGATGA
- a CDS encoding ROK family transcriptional regulator produces MVVLNPLSIVTRSALHLRDIGPATVNELSHSLEVSRTSVETAVTALSDAGTIIDTPVRAGAGAGRPARRYSFHSAAGTVVGLDIGVASVRVVLADLAGLVVAQHRYPGVAAHDDGAAKLAAVIDDVRHSLSSSSIPASHVRAIGVSLPGIVDDSGRVTTSVVIPEWSGIDIGAQLRQAFGCPVAVDNGVRLAAVAEHHLGVAQLVDDVIYLSVGNRIAMGLILGGRPRRGIHNAAGDIGRLAFRGLDTGTGQITWRSAPTAAEVFGAARTGDPEAQRELDAFIDELAHGIATLIMTVDPAMVVIGGGLSAAHAQLLDPLRQALPQHLGLPFHVPLAEARLGAEAAAHGALVHAFQRHSGQIYRIDDMPVPPITPLAHEEASPDDAASAASPDSPEENK; encoded by the coding sequence ATGGTCGTGCTGAACCCGCTGTCGATCGTGACCCGATCGGCGCTGCACCTCCGCGACATCGGACCTGCCACCGTGAACGAGCTGTCCCACTCCCTCGAGGTCTCCCGCACCTCGGTCGAGACCGCCGTCACCGCTCTGAGCGACGCCGGCACGATCATCGACACCCCCGTGCGCGCGGGCGCCGGCGCCGGTCGCCCCGCCCGTCGCTACTCCTTCCACTCCGCCGCCGGCACGGTCGTCGGCCTCGACATCGGCGTCGCCAGTGTGCGGGTCGTGCTCGCCGATCTCGCCGGTCTCGTGGTCGCCCAGCACCGCTACCCCGGCGTCGCCGCCCACGACGACGGCGCCGCGAAGCTGGCCGCCGTGATCGACGACGTGCGCCACTCGCTCTCCTCCTCGTCGATCCCGGCCTCGCATGTGCGGGCCATCGGCGTCTCGCTGCCCGGCATCGTCGACGACTCCGGACGCGTGACCACCTCGGTCGTGATCCCCGAATGGTCGGGCATCGACATCGGCGCACAGCTGCGACAGGCGTTCGGATGCCCCGTGGCGGTCGACAACGGCGTGCGTCTGGCCGCCGTCGCCGAGCATCATCTCGGCGTCGCCCAACTCGTGGATGACGTGATCTACCTCTCGGTCGGCAACCGCATCGCGATGGGCCTGATCCTCGGCGGCCGCCCCCGCCGCGGCATCCACAACGCCGCAGGAGACATCGGTCGCCTCGCCTTCCGCGGACTCGACACCGGAACCGGTCAGATCACCTGGCGCAGCGCCCCGACCGCCGCTGAGGTGTTCGGGGCGGCGCGGACGGGCGATCCGGAGGCGCAGCGCGAGCTCGACGCGTTCATCGACGAGCTCGCGCACGGCATCGCGACCCTGATCATGACGGTCGACCCGGCGATGGTCGTGATCGGCGGGGGGCTCTCGGCCGCGCACGCGCAACTGCTCGACCCGCTGCGCCAGGCGCTGCCGCAGCACCTCGGCCTCCCCTTCCATGTGCCGCTCGCCGAAGCCCGACTGGGCGCCGAGGCGGCAGCGCATGGCGCTCTCGTGCACGCGTTCCAGCGGCACTCCGGCCAGATCTACCGGATCGACGACATGCCTGTGCCACCGATCACCCCTCTCGCCCACGAAGAAGCGTCCCCTGACGACGCCGCCTCCGCGGCATCCCCCGATTCCCCCGAGGAGAACAAGTGA
- a CDS encoding ABC transporter substrate-binding protein: MRVSKFTGVAAGIAAATLLAGCSAGGGSAPSGEQDITVWLYPVIADEAVHKDFWDTTIAAFEKDNKDVNVKYEIFPWANRDESLQTAIAAGKGPDLVYLVPDQLAAYQKSILPLNDLLSEERQNDLLPNVKTSVTIDGDILGAPVLTSAQPLICNAAAFEAAGVTEYPETWDDIIEMAPKFTEKGMYALNYPASAENTLNLTYYPLLWQAGGEVFTKDGDVGFDSKAGEQALTFLTDLAESGALDPEALTTNVPLEQTAIAQGKVACTWNNGVTEVAPFWGEENVKVLAPLTDKKSVAYGTVGTLSVLKGSKAPEAAAAFAEYATSADVIEPYLTAAGYFSALSTTEPLYADDPLLGEVEKYVPDTTVGELNASSRALMGVLAPEIQAALLGQKSPADALGDAAAAAAPLLKK; encoded by the coding sequence ATGCGCGTCAGCAAGTTCACCGGCGTCGCCGCAGGCATCGCGGCCGCCACGTTGTTGGCCGGATGTTCGGCCGGCGGCGGCAGCGCCCCGTCGGGGGAGCAGGACATCACCGTCTGGCTGTACCCCGTGATCGCCGATGAGGCGGTGCATAAGGACTTCTGGGACACGACGATCGCCGCGTTCGAGAAGGACAACAAGGACGTCAACGTGAAGTACGAGATCTTCCCGTGGGCGAACCGCGACGAGTCCCTGCAGACGGCGATCGCCGCCGGCAAGGGCCCCGACCTCGTCTACCTCGTGCCCGATCAGCTCGCGGCCTACCAGAAGTCGATCCTCCCGCTCAATGATCTGCTGAGCGAGGAGCGGCAGAACGATCTGCTGCCGAACGTCAAGACCTCGGTCACGATCGACGGCGACATCCTCGGCGCCCCCGTGCTCACCAGCGCTCAGCCCCTCATCTGCAACGCCGCGGCGTTCGAGGCGGCCGGCGTCACCGAGTACCCGGAGACCTGGGATGACATCATCGAGATGGCCCCGAAGTTCACCGAGAAGGGGATGTACGCCCTGAACTACCCCGCCTCGGCCGAGAACACCCTCAACCTCACCTACTACCCGCTGCTGTGGCAGGCGGGTGGCGAGGTCTTCACGAAGGACGGCGACGTCGGCTTCGACAGCAAGGCCGGCGAGCAGGCGCTCACCTTCCTCACCGACCTGGCGGAGTCGGGTGCGCTCGACCCCGAGGCGCTGACCACGAACGTCCCGCTCGAGCAGACCGCGATCGCCCAGGGCAAGGTCGCCTGCACCTGGAACAACGGCGTCACCGAAGTCGCGCCGTTCTGGGGCGAGGAGAACGTCAAGGTGCTCGCGCCGTTGACCGACAAGAAGTCGGTGGCATACGGCACGGTCGGCACGCTCTCGGTGCTCAAGGGCTCGAAGGCCCCCGAGGCTGCTGCGGCCTTCGCCGAGTACGCGACCAGCGCCGACGTGATCGAGCCCTACCTCACGGCGGCCGGCTACTTCTCGGCACTCAGCACCACCGAGCCGCTGTACGCGGATGACCCGCTGCTGGGCGAGGTCGAGAAGTACGTACCCGACACGACGGTCGGCGAGCTCAACGCCAGCTCGCGTGCTCTCATGGGTGTGCTCGCCCCGGAGATCCAGGCGGCGCTGCTCGGCCAGAAGTCGCCGGCGGATGCCCTGGGGGATGCGGCGGCCGCCGCGGCACCGCTGCTGAAGAAGTAA